The genomic interval GCAGGTTGGGGTTGTCCTTGGCCCGCTCCACCAGTTCATCACTCCAGGCCTGGACCGATTCGTAATCCGGGCCGGCCACCACAAACTGCACCTCCTGGTTAAAGCCCCGTTGGCCCAGCCCCGGTGGATTCACTGCCACCGTCCGGATACCCGAGACCTGACTCAGCTTGCCCCGCAACTCACTGGTGATCTGTTGCTGCTTGGTGCTCCGTTCCTCCCAGGGCGCCAGACCCATGATCATGAAAGCGTTGTCTTCCTCATCCCGAAAGCCAACGATCGACAGCAAGCGGTCAGCCACACCAGATTCCAGGTAAGGCAGCAGCTCGGCCTCGGCCTGGCGTACGTAGTGATCGGTAAACTCCACCGTTGCGCCCCGAGGTGCACTGGCCGGCATGATGATGATGCCCCGGTCTTCGGTCGGCGCCAGTTCCTGGGGCAATTGTGGGTACACCACAGCGGCCAGGATCATCCCCGCCAATCCCAACCCCAGCAACAGCCCCGGCTGGTTCAGGGAGAACCGCAACAGGCGCTGGTAACCGTGGGTCAGGCCATCGAGCACTTTCTCGCTGGCAGTCCACAAGCGATGACCCTCGGCGGTTTCCGGGCTGTGGCGCAGCCACTTGGAACAGAGCATCGGTGCCAGGGTCAGCGCCACCACGCTGGACACCACGACGGCAGCCGCCAGGGTGAAACCAAACTCGGCAAACAGTCGGCCGACGTTGCCGCCCATGAACGAGATGGGCACAAACACCGCGACTAACGTGAGGGTGGTGGCGATTACGGCAAAGGCCACCTGCTTGGCGCCCCGATAAGACGCCAGCAACGGCGGCTCACCGTTATCGATGCGGCGCTGGATGTTTTCCAGCATGACAATGGCATCGTCCACCACCAGGCCGATGGCGAGGATCACCGCCAGCAGGGTCAGCACGTTGATGGAAAAGCCCAGGAAACCGAGGCCGATAAACGCGCCTATCACTGCCACCGGAATGGTCACCGCCGGTATCAGGGTGGCCCGCCAGGAGCGCAGGAACAGGAAAATCACCAGGATCACCAGGGAGACGGCAATGGCCAGGGTGATCACCACCTCCTTGATGGAGGCGCGGATAAAGATCGATTCGTCGTAACTCTCGGCGATGGTGACTTCCGGAGGCAGGGTTTCCCGGATGTTCTCGAGTTCGGCCTGAACCGCATCAGACACCGCCACGGTATTGGCCTTGGACTGGCGGATAATACCCATGCCAATGGCGGTCTGACCGTTGGCGCGCAAACGACCGACGTCGGATTCAACGCCCATCTCGACGTTGGCAACCTCTCCCAGCCGCAGCAGGTCATTGCCGTCGCGCCGGATCACCAGGCGCTGGAATTCCTCCACCGTCGACACCCGGCCCTCGGCCCGGACCGTGAAGTTGCGAGTGGAAGAATCCACCGAGCCGGCCGGCAGTTCCACGTTGTTGGCCCGCAGTGCCGCTTCCACTTCCGCCACGGTGATATCCCGGGCTGCCAGTCGTTCCCGGTCGAGCCAGACCCGAATGGCGTAACGGCGTTCACCACCGATGAAGACATCGGCAACACCATCCAGCACTGATAACCGGTCGGCCAGGGCCCGGTCAGCAAAATCACTGAGTTCGGCACTGTCCCAGACGTCACTGCGTAGCGTCACCCACATCATCGGCCGGGCGTCAGAGTCGGCTTTACGCACCACTGACGGATCGGCTTCCTCGGGCAGCTGGTTAGCAACCCGGGACACCGCGTCGCGGACGTCGTTGGCGGCGATATCCACATCCCGGTCTGTGGAAAACTCGATGCTGGTGCGGGACTCGCCCTGTTCGGTTGACGATTCGATCGAGCGGATGCCCTCAATTCCGCTGATCGCACCCTCGATCACCTGGGTGATCTGGGTGTCCACCACCTCGGCGGCAGCGCCGGTGTAGTCGGTGGAGATCGAGACCTCCGGTGGATCGATATCGGGATACTCCCGCACTGGCAGGCCCAGCAAGGCTGCCAGGCCGAAGACCACGATCAGCAGACTGATGACGGTGGCAAATACCGGTCGTTTAATAGAGACATCGGACAGGATCACGCTCAGGACTCCATGGACTGAACGAAGCGATTCTCCGGAATCGCATTGTCAGCGTCCTGGACCCGAATCCGGTCGCCATTGCTGATCCGGTCCTGACCGGTAACGATCACCGCATCCTCCAGACTCAGGCCTTCGGACACTTCAACCCGGCCCGGCATTCTGGAACCCAGGGTCACCGGGGTCCGGCGGGCGACGCCATCCTCGGCGACAAAGACATACTGCTCATCGCCGCGGATCATCACCGCCTGTTCGGGAATCACCAGGGCCACCCGCTCCCTGAGGGTCAGGGTGGCGGACATAAACTGGCCCGGCCGCAGCTTGCCGGCCGAGTTATCGATTAAAGCCCGTACTGGCAGGGTGCGACTGAGTGGGTTGATTCGGGTACCGAGTTCCACCAGTTCGCCGGTAAAGTGGTCCTCTGGGTAAGCCGGCGACAAACCAGCCACGCTCTGGCCCAGGCTTACGGCGCCCAGGAAGCGTTCGGGAACGGCGAAATTCAGTTCCATCCGGTCGGTGGCGTCCAGGGTGGCGATGGAGGTCCCGGCGCTCACATAGGCGCCAATGTCGATATCACTGAGCCCGAGCACCCCGGCAAAGGGCGCTTCAATCCGATGGTTTTCCAGCCGAACCCGGGCCGACTCACGCTGGGCTTCGGCCACCCTGACCGCGGTGCGCAAGGCATCGACTTCGGCCTGGGACACACTGCTGTTGGAGCGTAATTGCTGGGCGCGCTCAAACTGACGGCGGGCATCGGCGAGCTGGGATTCGATGACCTGGAGGTCGGCCCGGGCCTGGCGATCATCCAGTTGCAGCAGAACCGTGCCCTGATCCACCCGGGCGCCACTCTGCAGCTGCAGCGACACCACCCGGCCACTGACCTCGCTGGTCACTTCGACCGAGTTCAAGGCCTCCAGGTTACCCACCGACTTGACCACATCGCGCACGGTGTCCCGCTCGGGTAGCCGGGTGTTGACGGCCGATGGCGGACGTTCACGACCGCTCTGGGCCTGCTCACCGGACCCCAGCTTCAGGTAGCCCACCGCAGCTCCGGCGGCTACAACCACAAAGCCCAGAGCCACCAGCCATTGCTTCCACATACACAGTTTCCAAAAAATCAGTGAACGTCGTCGGGTTCGGTTATCGTTTCTGGATCACCAGCAAAATCTCCCCAACATCGATACCCCATTTGCTCAGGGTGGTTTCGTTGATCAGGGTGTCCGGGGTCACCAGGTACATCCAGTCGTCCATGCGCACATCCAGGGTACCGTCCCCGTACGCCAGTCGCAGCACATAATTCATGTGGATGGCATTGCCACGCCACTGCATCAGGCCCGGCTCAACCACATCGCCGGCGGTGGCCCGATAGCCGTCGTCTACCGGAGTCAGAGTCCAGGTCCGGGTCTGTACTTCACCATCGTCGAAGCGGAAAACCTCGTCCAGGGTGCCGGTACCGTCGTCATCCCAGGAGGCGCTGATGTCCGCATCGAAGGTGCGAATGACCGTACCGACGTAGTCCTTGACCACACCCCGGGCCGAGAGTTCACCGGTAAAAAACTGGGCCGGGATCAGCTCCGGCGCCCGGTCGGCGTAATCGTCCAGGGAAGCTCCGGCGCAACCTGCCAGTAACCACACCGCAAACAATAACCAGAGTAGACGAACGGGGCCAGCAACAACGGCGCTTACAGAGGGGCTTTGCATGATTTTTACACTCGCAGGCTAAAAGGTGGATGAGGCATCTGAGTACAGGATACGCGCTGTTGGTTAGGCCCGATCAACAATCAGGGGCCTGTGGAAAACCCCGTCATTTCGGCCAATTGTCTTTTTTGACAGGACCGGGGGTGGTTTTCGTCAATGGCAGCGCCGGGGGAATACCGTACAACAATCGAAAAGGGCTCAGCCCAACGATAACTTATCCACAGCCAAGGATTACGAGGAACCGTTATGCCGGTTTATAAAGCGCCATTGCGCGACATGAAATTCCTGCTCAATGAAGTGTTTGACTATCCCGGGCATTACCAGCGCCTCGCCAGCGGCGCAAACGCCAGTCCCGATATTGTGGACGCCATTCTCTCCGAATGCGGCCGGTTCTGTGAGGAAGTCCTGAGCCCGCTGTACCAGAGTGGCGATGAGCAGGGCTGCACCCTGACCGACGGTGAAGTGACCACACCGGAAGGCTACAAAACCGCCTATCAGCAGTACGCCGAGGGCGGTTGGCAAGGGCTTTCCGCGCCCGAGGAATTCGGCGGTCAGGGCCTGCCGGCCTCCATGGGCCTTTTGAAACAGGAAATGATGGGAACCGCCAACTGGTCGTTCTCGATGTACCCGGGCCTATCCCTGGGCGCCATGAATACCATTTTCCTGCACGGCAGCGACGACCAGAAACACACCTATCTGCGGCCCCTCACCGAGGGCCGCTGGGCCGGAACCATGTGCCTGACCGAGCCACAATGCGGCACCGACCTGGGCCAGGTAAAAACCAGGGCCGAACCCCAGGCTGATGGCAGTTACAAACTCACCGGCACCAAGATCTTCATCTCCTCCGGCGACCACGACCTGACCGAGAATATTGTCCACATAGTGCTGGCACGCCTTCCGGATGCGCCCAAAGGCACCCGTGGCATCAGTCTGTTCATCGTACCCAAGTTCCTGCCGTCCGGGGGTAAAGACGGAAGCGGTGTAGGAGAGCGCAATGGCGTAAGTTGCGGCAGCCTGGAAAAAAAGATGGGGATCAAGGCGTCGGCTACCTGCGTGATGAACTTCGACGGCGCCACCGGCTTGCTGATCGGCCCGGAAAACGAAGGCCTGAACTGCATGTTCACCTTCATGAACACCGCCCGCATCGGCACCGCCATCCAGGGTGTCGGACCGGCCGAACTGTCCTACCAATGGGCATTGGACTATGCCCGCGAACGCCGCTCCATGCGCGCACTGTCCGGCAAGAAGGAGCCGGACCAGGTCGCCGACGCGCTGATCCACCATGGTGATGTCCGGCGCATGCTGCTGACCCAGAAAGCCGTCGCCGAGGGCGGCCGGGCGATGCTCTATTACGCCGCCCGACTGGCCGACCACATGGTGGAAGGCCACACCGAAGGAGACCTGGACAAGGTCGCGAAATACGACGATAAGCTGGGCTTCCTGACGCCGATCCTGAAAGGCTTCCTCACCGAAATGGGCTACGAGGCCGCCAACCTGGGCATGCAGGTGTTCGGCGGCCACGGGTACATCCGCGAGCACGGTATGGAACAGATTGTGCGCGATACCCGGATTGCTACTCTGTACGAGGGCACGACCGGCATCCAGGCCCTGGATTTGCTGGGTCGCAAAGTCCTGGTGATGACGCAGGGCGGCGCGGTTCGGGAATTTACCCTGAAGGTCGCCAACTTTGCCCGCAAGCAGCTAACCGACAAGCGGCTGCGGCCGTTCGCGGTGGAGCTGCTGAAACTGACTGCGCAGTGGAACCTGCTGACGGTGCGGGTAATGCTGGCCGCCCGTAAGGATCGCGATGTGGTCAGTGCTGCCGCGTACGATTTCCTGATGTACAGCGGCTACGTCACCATGGCTTACATGTGGCTAAGGCAGTCCGCGGTGGCTGTGGATAAGTTGGCCAACGGCGGCGAGGAATCCAAGGCGTTCTACCACGCCAAGCTGGCCACGGCGGAGTTCTATTACGAGCGCCTGTTGCCCCGGGCCCAAAGCCACGCCACCAGCATGCTCAGTCCAACCAGAAACCTGATGCAACTGGACGCTGAAGACATGGCGTTCACTGGCTAGGCGGATGGTTTAAGTCCCGGGCCCGCCCCGGGATTTTATCAGCCAAGCTTTAAAGACCGTATTTGGTCTCAATCGCCTCGAACATACCGGACTCTCGAATGGCTGCCAGCCCACCTTTCAGTTCAGCGACCACCTCGTCCGATGTCTCCAGGTTCAGCGCCAGGAATAACTGGGTATCGTTGAACGAGAACACCGGCACCAGGCCTTCAACATTTTGCTGTGACGCCACGTATGGGCCACCCAGACGATCGGCCAGCCAGAGATCGATCTGGCCCAGTTCCAGTCGCTTCGGGTTCAGGTCATCGCTGTCCAGAGCCGAAACTTCATAGCCCTTCTTGATCAGATATTCCGATTTGACGTCATTACGGTAACCACCGAACACCATGCCCCTGGCGTCCGAGAGCTCGTCCATCTCGAAGTCAGAACCCGGTGGTGCGAAAACTGTCCACAGGTTGTCGGTCAGAGGCCCTACCCACTTGAACAGCGGCGCGCGCTCCTCGGTGTAGGTGGTACAGAAAATGCCGTGGTTTTCCTTGCTCAGCGCGCGGTTGTAACCGTAGTCCCAGTTGCGGAGCTTGATGCGGTAATCGAGATTGGTCTGCTTCAGCGCCGCCACCACCAGCTCCGTGCACAACCCGTCAATATCCTCCTGACCATGCTCAAACGCACGCCCGGATGCGCTCATGTTGTACGGAGGGAAATTTTCGGTGTAGAGGTAGAGCCGTTCTTCTGCCTGCACGGTGGTTGTCGACGCCATCAGCGTCAGCGCCACCGTGGCAAAACCTGTTACTAGTTTGATCACGCCTTTACTCCCCAATGTACTCAATAAGTAAATTCCGTAACTAGAACACAAGATTACCGCTGTGCGTTCCCGGATTGGGAGATAAAAACGTATCAATTGGTAACGGAGCTGAAACAAAAGCCGGGCTGACCGCCGGCATGCCGGCAATCTGCCATTACTTTCCGATGCAGAAACTGGAGAAGATTTTGCCCAGCAGTTCGTCCGGGCTCAAGTGTCCGGTGATTTCGCCCAGGGCATCCTGAGCCGCACGCAGGTCCTCGGCAAGCAATTCGCCGGCGCCATAACCTTCCAGCTGCCCCTGACCCTGCAACAGGTTCGCGCGCGCCCGCTCCAGAGCATCCAGGTGTCGGCGCCGGGCCAGGAAGCCGCCTTCGGTAGTGCTGGCAAAGCCCATGCATTGCTTGAGGTGATCCCGCAGCACTTCCAGGCCGTCAGAAGATTTCGCAGCCAACCGGATCACCGGCGCAGCATCACCGTCGGTATCGGTGAAGCCCACGGCTTCCGAGGACAGATCCACCTTGTTGCGCACCACGGTAACCGGGGCGTTGGCGGGTAAGCGGTCGATAAAATCCGGCCAGATTTCGTGGGGTTCGGTCTGCTCGGTGGTGGTGGCGTCCACCATTAGCAGGATCCGGTCTGCCTGAGCAATTTCATCCCAGGCCCGGGCAATACCAATCTGCTCAACCTCGTCCGGGCTGTCCCGCAGGCCGGCGGTGTCGATGATGTGCAGCGGCATGCCATCGATGTGGATATGTTCGCGCAGGACATCCCGGGTGGTGCCTTCGATGGCGGTCACGATGGCCGCCTCGCGACCGGCCAGGGCATTGAGCAGGCTCGACTTGCCGGCGTTGGGACGGCCGGCAATCACCACCTTCATGCCATCCCGCAAAATGGTGCCTTGCTGGGCCTCGCCCAGAATGGTCTCCAACCGGTCGAGCAGCTGCTGCAAATCGCCGGCA from Marinobacter sp. LA51 carries:
- a CDS encoding efflux RND transporter permease subunit, which gives rise to MILSDVSIKRPVFATVISLLIVVFGLAALLGLPVREYPDIDPPEVSISTDYTGAAAEVVDTQITQVIEGAISGIEGIRSIESSTEQGESRTSIEFSTDRDVDIAANDVRDAVSRVANQLPEEADPSVVRKADSDARPMMWVTLRSDVWDSAELSDFADRALADRLSVLDGVADVFIGGERRYAIRVWLDRERLAARDITVAEVEAALRANNVELPAGSVDSSTRNFTVRAEGRVSTVEEFQRLVIRRDGNDLLRLGEVANVEMGVESDVGRLRANGQTAIGMGIIRQSKANTVAVSDAVQAELENIRETLPPEVTIAESYDESIFIRASIKEVVITLAIAVSLVILVIFLFLRSWRATLIPAVTIPVAVIGAFIGLGFLGFSINVLTLLAVILAIGLVVDDAIVMLENIQRRIDNGEPPLLASYRGAKQVAFAVIATTLTLVAVFVPISFMGGNVGRLFAEFGFTLAAAVVVSSVVALTLAPMLCSKWLRHSPETAEGHRLWTASEKVLDGLTHGYQRLLRFSLNQPGLLLGLGLAGMILAAVVYPQLPQELAPTEDRGIIIMPASAPRGATVEFTDHYVRQAEAELLPYLESGVADRLLSIVGFRDEEDNAFMIMGLAPWEERSTKQQQITSELRGKLSQVSGIRTVAVNPPGLGQRGFNQEVQFVVAGPDYESVQAWSDELVERAKDNPNLLNLDTDFELTRPELRVSIDRERAADLDITVEDVGLTLQTMLASRQVTTFLDRGREYDVIVQAADADRATPADLGQIFLRPREGGTLIPMQALVSIKETGANPDLRRIDRLPAVVISASLADGYDLGSALNYLNNLAVDNLPPEARVSYQGLSREFQESSAAIYLTFGLAFVIVFLVLAAQFESWIHPLIIMLSVPLAVTGALLALWWSGISLNIYSQIGIIMLLGLMAKNGILIVEFANQLRDRGYAVKDAILEGASLRFRPVLMTTISTVFGAVPLVVATGAGAESRAAIGVVILGGLVFATTLTLFIIPVLYNLLARFAKSANAVEKELERQAGGNAGGSVTSAAPQKRADDF
- a CDS encoding efflux RND transporter periplasmic adaptor subunit; translated protein: MWKQWLVALGFVVVAAGAAVGYLKLGSGEQAQSGRERPPSAVNTRLPERDTVRDVVKSVGNLEALNSVEVTSEVSGRVVSLQLQSGARVDQGTVLLQLDDRQARADLQVIESQLADARRQFERAQQLRSNSSVSQAEVDALRTAVRVAEAQRESARVRLENHRIEAPFAGVLGLSDIDIGAYVSAGTSIATLDATDRMELNFAVPERFLGAVSLGQSVAGLSPAYPEDHFTGELVELGTRINPLSRTLPVRALIDNSAGKLRPGQFMSATLTLRERVALVIPEQAVMIRGDEQYVFVAEDGVARRTPVTLGSRMPGRVEVSEGLSLEDAVIVTGQDRISNGDRIRVQDADNAIPENRFVQSMES
- a CDS encoding DUF3833 domain-containing protein encodes the protein MQSPSVSAVVAGPVRLLWLLFAVWLLAGCAGASLDDYADRAPELIPAQFFTGELSARGVVKDYVGTVIRTFDADISASWDDDGTGTLDEVFRFDDGEVQTRTWTLTPVDDGYRATAGDVVEPGLMQWRGNAIHMNYVLRLAYGDGTLDVRMDDWMYLVTPDTLINETTLSKWGIDVGEILLVIQKR
- a CDS encoding acyl-CoA dehydrogenase C-terminal domain-containing protein gives rise to the protein MPVYKAPLRDMKFLLNEVFDYPGHYQRLASGANASPDIVDAILSECGRFCEEVLSPLYQSGDEQGCTLTDGEVTTPEGYKTAYQQYAEGGWQGLSAPEEFGGQGLPASMGLLKQEMMGTANWSFSMYPGLSLGAMNTIFLHGSDDQKHTYLRPLTEGRWAGTMCLTEPQCGTDLGQVKTRAEPQADGSYKLTGTKIFISSGDHDLTENIVHIVLARLPDAPKGTRGISLFIVPKFLPSGGKDGSGVGERNGVSCGSLEKKMGIKASATCVMNFDGATGLLIGPENEGLNCMFTFMNTARIGTAIQGVGPAELSYQWALDYARERRSMRALSGKKEPDQVADALIHHGDVRRMLLTQKAVAEGGRAMLYYAARLADHMVEGHTEGDLDKVAKYDDKLGFLTPILKGFLTEMGYEAANLGMQVFGGHGYIREHGMEQIVRDTRIATLYEGTTGIQALDLLGRKVLVMTQGGAVREFTLKVANFARKQLTDKRLRPFAVELLKLTAQWNLLTVRVMLAARKDRDVVSAAAYDFLMYSGYVTMAYMWLRQSAVAVDKLANGGEESKAFYHAKLATAEFYYERLLPRAQSHATSMLSPTRNLMQLDAEDMAFTG
- a CDS encoding substrate-binding periplasmic protein — encoded protein: MIKLVTGFATVALTLMASTTTVQAEERLYLYTENFPPYNMSASGRAFEHGQEDIDGLCTELVVAALKQTNLDYRIKLRNWDYGYNRALSKENHGIFCTTYTEERAPLFKWVGPLTDNLWTVFAPPGSDFEMDELSDARGMVFGGYRNDVKSEYLIKKGYEVSALDSDDLNPKRLELGQIDLWLADRLGGPYVASQQNVEGLVPVFSFNDTQLFLALNLETSDEVVAELKGGLAAIRESGMFEAIETKYGL
- the mnmE gene encoding tRNA uridine-5-carboxymethylaminomethyl(34) synthesis GTPase MnmE codes for the protein MSQTADTIAAIATAPGQAGVGIVRVSGPAAADIARQMLGFIPKPRYAHYGPFLDQNGGLIDEGIGLFFPNPHSFTGEDVFELQGHGGTVILDLLLREVCSRGARLARPGEFSERAFLNDKLDLAQAEAIADLIESSSEQAARCAVRSMQGVFSRRVDDLVDAVTHLRIYVEAAIDFPEEEIDFLADGKVAGDLQQLLDRLETILGEAQQGTILRDGMKVVIAGRPNAGKSSLLNALAGREAAIVTAIEGTTRDVLREHIHIDGMPLHIIDTAGLRDSPDEVEQIGIARAWDEIAQADRILLMVDATTTEQTEPHEIWPDFIDRLPANAPVTVVRNKVDLSSEAVGFTDTDGDAAPVIRLAAKSSDGLEVLRDHLKQCMGFASTTEGGFLARRRHLDALERARANLLQGQGQLEGYGAGELLAEDLRAAQDALGEITGHLSPDELLGKIFSSFCIGK